From Acidovorax sp. FHTAMBA, one genomic window encodes:
- a CDS encoding benzoate/H(+) symporter BenE family transporter yields the protein MQFFKDLSLSAFTAGFVAVLVGFTSSVAIVFQAAQAFGATPAQVTSWMWALGLGMGLCSLVPSLILRKPVMVAWSTPGAAVLATAGLAGGFSMGEAVGAFMVSAALITLVGVTRWFERVMNRIPMEIAAALLAGVLARFGLQAFAAAQTALPLVLTMLVVYLVSRKLAARYAVVITLAAAVALVAVRGQMAWSAVQLELAMPVFTAPQFSLAAAISLAIPLFVVTMASQNLPGVAVIRASGYDLPVSRLITLTGLATLVLAPFGAFALNFSAITAAMCMGPEAHEDPDRRYTAAVSCGALYIAIGLFGAVITGLLTAFPKELVVAIAGLALLGTIGNGLAAALREEPHREAALITFLVTLSGVVIAGVGSAFWGVVAGSFALFVQQYRRSRA from the coding sequence ATGCAATTCTTCAAAGACCTGAGCCTGTCGGCGTTCACCGCAGGCTTCGTCGCGGTACTGGTGGGCTTCACGAGTTCTGTCGCCATTGTGTTCCAGGCCGCGCAGGCGTTTGGCGCCACCCCGGCGCAGGTCACATCGTGGATGTGGGCGCTGGGGCTGGGGATGGGCCTGTGCTCCCTGGTGCCCTCACTCATCTTGCGCAAGCCGGTCATGGTGGCATGGTCTACACCCGGTGCGGCCGTGCTGGCCACTGCGGGCCTGGCCGGTGGCTTCAGCATGGGCGAGGCGGTGGGGGCCTTCATGGTCAGCGCAGCGCTCATCACCCTGGTGGGCGTGACGCGCTGGTTCGAGCGAGTCATGAACCGCATTCCCATGGAGATCGCGGCGGCGCTTCTGGCGGGTGTGCTGGCGCGCTTTGGTCTGCAGGCGTTTGCTGCCGCCCAGACAGCCTTGCCCCTGGTGCTGACCATGTTGGTGGTGTATCTGGTCTCCCGCAAATTGGCGGCCCGCTATGCGGTTGTCATCACACTGGCGGCGGCGGTTGCGCTGGTGGCCGTGAGAGGGCAGATGGCCTGGTCCGCCGTGCAACTGGAACTGGCCATGCCGGTATTCACGGCGCCGCAATTCAGCCTGGCCGCCGCCATCAGTCTGGCCATTCCCCTGTTTGTCGTCACCATGGCCTCGCAGAACCTGCCGGGCGTTGCGGTGATCCGCGCATCGGGCTATGACCTTCCGGTCTCCCGCCTGATCACGTTGACGGGGCTCGCCACGCTGGTGCTGGCACCGTTCGGGGCCTTTGCGCTGAACTTCAGCGCCATCACGGCTGCCATGTGCATGGGCCCCGAGGCGCATGAGGACCCTGACCGCCGCTACACCGCCGCGGTGTCCTGCGGAGCCCTCTATATAGCGATCGGACTTTTTGGCGCTGTGATCACAGGGTTGCTGACGGCCTTTCCCAAGGAGCTCGTGGTGGCCATCGCAGGCTTGGCCCTGCTGGGAACGATAGGCAATGGACTGGCCGCAGCCCTGCGCGAGGAGCCGCACCGCGAGGCGGCACTCATCACCTTTCTGGTGACCCTGAGCGGCGTGGTGATTGCGGGCGTCGGATCGGCCTTCTGGGGAGTGGTCGCCGGCAGCTTCGCGCTATTTGTGCAACAGTACAGGCGTTCCCGAGCCTGA
- a CDS encoding potassium transporter Kup — protein MQSSKSSLAALTLGAIGVVYGDIGTSVLYAVKEVFGSGHVPFTPDNIYGILSIFFWTLTVIVSLKYVVLVLRADNHGEGGLVAMLALASQAVKDKPRLRGVLLAVGIFGTSLFYGDGVITPAISVLSAVEGLEVVAPNFKQYVIPITLVVLFCLFAVQKRGTGGIGRFFGPITLVWYVSIALLGISHIVGHPEILWALSPHHALGFMWANPGTSFIILGAVVLCVTGAEALYADLGHFGKRPIRLAWFGVAMPALTLNYFGQGALLLAEPEAVKNPFYMMSPDWALIPLVVLATMATVIASQALITGAFSVTKQVIQLGYLPRLNIQHTSVRDTGQIYMPLVNWGLFVAIVLAVVMFRSSSNLAAAYGIAVTLDMLITTTLTFFVIRYGWGYPLALCLAATGCFFVVDLAFFASNLLKLFQGGWFPLMIGGVMFAFMMTWKEGRRLLNNKLRADAIDLKDFLESVFISPPTRVEGTAVFLTAEAGAVPNALLHNLKHNKVLHQQNLFVTVHNHETPWIGLDKRLQVEPLGHDCWQVAIHYGFKNDPDVPRALELLRGRGCELEVMTTSYFLSRDTVIPTMGGGMAPWREKLFAQMHHNASGAADFLHLPNNAVVELGSKIEL, from the coding sequence GTGCAAAGCTCCAAATCCTCGCTCGCAGCGCTCACGCTGGGCGCCATCGGTGTTGTGTATGGCGATATCGGCACCAGCGTGCTGTATGCCGTCAAGGAGGTCTTTGGTTCGGGGCATGTGCCTTTCACCCCGGACAACATCTACGGCATCCTGTCGATCTTTTTCTGGACCCTCACGGTCATTGTTTCGCTCAAGTACGTGGTGCTGGTGCTGCGGGCGGACAACCACGGTGAGGGCGGTCTCGTTGCCATGCTGGCGCTGGCCTCGCAGGCCGTCAAGGACAAGCCCAGGCTGCGTGGCGTACTGCTCGCGGTCGGTATTTTTGGCACCTCGCTGTTCTATGGTGATGGCGTGATCACCCCGGCCATCTCGGTGCTGTCGGCGGTGGAAGGCCTGGAGGTGGTGGCACCGAACTTCAAGCAGTATGTGATCCCGATCACGCTGGTCGTGCTGTTTTGCCTGTTTGCCGTGCAAAAGCGCGGCACGGGCGGCATCGGCAGATTCTTCGGCCCCATCACGCTGGTGTGGTACGTCAGCATCGCGTTGCTGGGCATCTCGCACATCGTTGGTCACCCCGAAATACTCTGGGCCCTGAGCCCCCACCACGCGCTGGGCTTCATGTGGGCCAACCCGGGCACCAGTTTCATCATCCTTGGCGCGGTGGTGCTGTGCGTGACGGGTGCCGAAGCGCTCTATGCAGACCTGGGGCATTTCGGCAAGCGCCCCATCCGCCTGGCCTGGTTTGGCGTGGCGATGCCGGCGCTCACGCTCAACTACTTTGGCCAGGGCGCACTGCTGCTGGCCGAGCCAGAGGCCGTGAAAAACCCGTTTTACATGATGTCGCCAGACTGGGCGCTGATCCCGCTGGTGGTGCTGGCCACCATGGCCACGGTGATCGCGTCGCAAGCGCTCATCACCGGCGCCTTCAGCGTCACCAAGCAGGTGATTCAGCTGGGTTACCTGCCCCGGCTGAACATCCAGCACACCAGCGTGCGCGACACCGGGCAAATCTACATGCCGCTGGTGAACTGGGGGCTGTTTGTGGCCATCGTGCTGGCGGTGGTGATGTTCCGCTCGTCGAGCAACCTGGCTGCGGCCTACGGCATTGCCGTGACGCTGGACATGCTGATCACCACCACGCTCACGTTCTTTGTGATCCGCTACGGCTGGGGCTACCCGCTGGCGCTGTGCCTGGCCGCCACGGGGTGCTTCTTTGTGGTGGATCTGGCGTTCTTCGCGTCCAACCTGCTCAAGCTGTTCCAGGGGGGCTGGTTCCCGCTCATGATCGGCGGGGTCATGTTCGCCTTCATGATGACCTGGAAGGAAGGGCGCAGGCTGCTCAACAACAAGCTGCGTGCCGATGCCATCGACCTCAAGGACTTTCTGGAATCCGTGTTCATCAGCCCGCCCACCCGGGTGGAGGGCACGGCGGTGTTTCTCACGGCCGAGGCGGGTGCGGTGCCCAATGCGCTCCTGCACAACCTCAAGCACAACAAGGTGCTGCACCAGCAAAACCTGTTTGTGACGGTGCACAACCATGAAACCCCGTGGATCGGCCTGGACAAACGCCTGCAGGTCGAACCGCTGGGCCACGACTGCTGGCAGGTGGCGATCCACTACGGCTTCAAGAACGACCCCGACGTGCCCCGCGCACTGGAGCTGCTGCGCGGGCGGGGTTGCGAGCTGGAGGTCATGACCACCAGCTACTTCCTTTCGCGCGATACCGTCATCCCCACCATGGGCGGCGGCATGGCGCCCTGGCGCGAGAAGCTGTTCGCTCAGATGCACCACAACGCCAGCGGAGCGGCAGACTTTCTGCACCTGCCCAACAATGCGGTGGTGGAACTTGGATCGAAGATAGAGCTTTGA
- the gshA gene encoding glutamate--cysteine ligase, which yields MVPHLITALTGPINELEQRILDSMPAIERWFRLEWMEHTPPFYTSVDIRNAGFKLAPVDTNLFPGGWNNLTKEMLPLAVQAAMAAIEKICPEARNLLIIPENHTRNTFYLANVVQLQRIFNMAGLNVRVGSISPDIKKPTLIELPNGDTVTLEPVVRTKRRLGLKDFDPCTILLNNDLSAGAPGILEDIHEQYLLPPLHAGWSVRRKSTHFKNYEEVAKRFGKMLGIDPWLINPMYSQCDGVDFAEDKGMDKLQTTVDALLTKVRRKYKEYGINEKPFVIVKANNGTYGMGIMTVRDAKELDAVNRKTKNKMAVIKDGQPVNDLIIQEGVLTQERVHEAVAEPVVYMMDRYVVGGFYRMHAERGVDENLNAPGASFVPLAFEHSTHMPQPGVRPGVSAPNRFYMYGVVGRLAMLAASYELEATNPDAEVYD from the coding sequence ATGGTTCCGCATCTCATCACCGCCCTGACCGGGCCGATCAACGAGCTTGAACAGCGCATTCTCGACTCGATGCCCGCCATCGAACGCTGGTTCCGCCTGGAGTGGATGGAGCACACGCCGCCGTTCTACACCTCGGTCGATATCCGCAACGCGGGCTTCAAGCTGGCGCCGGTGGACACCAACCTCTTCCCCGGTGGCTGGAACAACCTGACGAAGGAAATGCTGCCCCTGGCGGTGCAGGCCGCCATGGCCGCCATCGAAAAGATCTGCCCCGAGGCGCGCAACCTGCTGATCATTCCCGAGAACCACACGCGCAACACCTTCTACCTGGCCAACGTGGTGCAGCTGCAGCGCATCTTCAACATGGCCGGGCTCAACGTGCGCGTGGGCTCCATCAGCCCCGACATCAAGAAACCCACGCTGATCGAGCTGCCCAACGGTGACACCGTGACGCTGGAGCCCGTGGTGCGCACCAAGCGCCGCCTGGGGCTCAAGGATTTCGATCCCTGTACCATCCTGCTCAACAACGATCTCTCGGCCGGCGCCCCGGGCATCCTGGAAGACATCCACGAGCAGTACCTGCTGCCCCCGCTGCACGCGGGCTGGAGCGTGCGCCGCAAGAGCACCCACTTCAAGAACTACGAAGAGGTGGCCAAGCGCTTCGGCAAGATGCTGGGCATCGACCCCTGGCTCATCAACCCCATGTACAGCCAGTGCGACGGCGTGGACTTTGCCGAAGACAAAGGCATGGACAAGCTGCAGACCACGGTGGATGCCCTGCTGACCAAGGTGCGTCGCAAGTACAAGGAATACGGCATCAACGAAAAGCCGTTTGTCATTGTCAAGGCCAACAACGGCACCTACGGCATGGGCATCATGACGGTGCGCGATGCCAAGGAGCTGGACGCCGTCAACCGCAAGACCAAGAACAAGATGGCCGTCATCAAGGACGGCCAGCCGGTCAACGACCTCATCATCCAGGAAGGCGTGCTGACGCAGGAGCGCGTGCACGAGGCCGTGGCCGAGCCCGTGGTCTACATGATGGACCGCTACGTGGTGGGTGGCTTCTACCGCATGCACGCAGAGCGCGGCGTGGACGAGAACCTGAACGCTCCGGGCGCGAGCTTTGTGCCGCTGGCGTTCGAGCACAGCACACACATGCCCCAGCCCGGCGTGCGCCCGGGCGTGAGCGCGCCCAACCGCTTTTACATGTATGGCGTGGTGGGACGGCTGGCCATGCTGGCGGCCAGCTATGAGCTGGAGGCCACCAACCCCGACGCCGAGGTGTACGACTGA